cACCCCACTATATGATGAGAGTAGCtagaagtattggaacagttgaatttaaggcagatgtaaaagattaaaagctaatatttagttgcagatcccaaAAACCCACAGActtcaccagactcttggtcttatgctttgaaatgcttttctcctGACTTTAATGCAGCCagttccaactgttgcttgttttggggagtgctcttctgtctttagtctcctcttcacatggtgaaattaatgtacaatcagatttaaatctggagattgatttgggcaataagactttacatttctttgctcTGGTAAAGTctttgactgaactggcagggtgtttggGGTCactgtcctgatccaatatgaattGTTTTCTAaagagtttggtggcattttcttgaatatagGTGATTTTATACCTCcgttccaaaactctactggctcacaattgtgaagaatcttgcctttttatttttggcGCTGATCAgttttgcatcttgctgtgtagcttctgtaattgtgtgtcaaattctcctgtggACTATGGACTGACAGAGCATCatcccagctttctggaggttgttggagattttacagacatgtactTCAGGGCTTATTTTCACAGCTTTTGTGTTTCGTGTTTTCTTACCCGATCAAGTCATCGTTGGTTGCTGATGTTGCCTGTAGTtcccaaactcttgatttcttcatgccctttgtttttcctatagttctaattgacttcctcttttcttctagcatccaaattgcttgcttttctttcagagtcagcttcctcgtcttcatccaggtttgtgtgtgtcatcgtcGAATGTAAGACTTACactgcagaagcaatggatataaccgATAAGACATATTctctgcttttaatatctgaagaattaatgcccTAACCCTAAccggacacagctgaacacttagaaagacccAAGAGGCAATCAGACGCTGAGATGAATCTCGAAAAGTGCTGATCTTCCTAGCTGGtgaaacatctttgtgttgaatcacccataataaaatgtgacattctgtagttttgtctcatattcatcttttaatcatatgtACAGATTTCTTGattccacagcaaacagaacatttctgtctttactgttccaatacttacgCTTTTAAAATAACCTGACTGCGGGCATGGGCCAGATATTATTCCTGGCAGGCCAGTGGCCGACCACTGCTCTACACCAACAACTGCACCTCTACTGACAGTATTTAAAATGCTGTGAATTACAAACAGGAAGCTCCATCCAGCTCTTACAGTTCAGTGTTTGCAGTGTTCTTCACCGCTCTGTAGACGTGAATGTCCCTTTGAGAGTCATAATGGACCTCTTGCACAGAGAACCTCTGTCGTAGCTCCACGAGGAAGCGCTCGTCGCGCTCGTAACGAATCCGACAGGACAACACCACCACCGTGTTCTCCGAGCTCAGGTGTTCAAGAGTCTGCAGGAGGGCGGGAAACGTCTCCTCCAGGTAAACAATGTCGGCTCCCAGGATCAAATCGAAGCTGCCTGTGGGATATAGATGGAGATTCTCACCCCAGGTGAGTTCAGACACCTGTACCGCCCCCTGCTGGCTGGGAGGAATGTTTTCACGCACATTCGCAGCCAGAAACTCCAATGCAGGCTCTCGGTCTGTAATTGTCACATTGGCTCCTGCAAGAATTAAGTATTGCTGACTAAATCAATTCAggggaaaaaaaagcatttttcagGCAAAGTATTCATTCTTACCAAGAAGAGCAGCTACAATGCCCACCAAACCTGTGCCGGCTCCAAGCTCAATAACTCTCTTTCCTTTCAGATCCACCTTTCCCATCTCCAGGAACATGCAGAGCACTACTGCCTAGAAATAAAACAAGGCTGGATTATTCATTTATGATGACTGAAAAAAGTACACTGCGGTCATGCGGGATTCAAACCTACAGCCTTTTTTCCTCTAGTGCAGTTTTTAACCCTCTAAGTGCAGATGATGAACCTGAACTTACTGCGTCCCAGACCACAGCAGCGACACCCAATCGGTTCCAGTCCTGGCTGAGTCTGATCCTGTGATTGGCCAGATGAAATTCAGCTGAAGTCTGGTGCAGTTTCGACAGCGCAGGCACTAGATTCTCATCATAGGGCACCAAAGCCATCTTGAActgttaaaatgcatgaaaagtcCAAAACACATAAGAGGAATGAAATATTATTGCGTTAAGTCTTTTTCAGTACTTTAATCATAAAAGATAAGTTAATTATAGAATAAAAGTCATATCGGATACCTTTTTTTATGTCATGTTGCATGAAGTAGACTTATAGTACATACCTATTTTGAAGTCCAACAAGTTAACAGTTCCTTATTCTGTAAAGTTTAAACGTAATTTTattgcaaaacaaagaaaaatgtgaAACCGTCAAGA
This DNA window, taken from Carassius auratus strain Wakin chromosome 47, ASM336829v1, whole genome shotgun sequence, encodes the following:
- the mettl21a gene encoding protein N-lysine methyltransferase METTL21A, with translation MALVPYDENLVPALSKLHQTSAEFHLANHRIRLSQDWNRLGVAAVVWDAAVVLCMFLEMGKVDLKGKRVIELGAGTGLVGIVAALLGANVTITDREPALEFLAANVRENIPPSQQGAVQVSELTWGENLHLYPTGSFDLILGADIVYLEETFPALLQTLEHLSSENTVVVLSCRIRYERDERFLVELRQRFSVQEVHYDSQRDIHVYRAVKNTANTEL